From the genome of Penaeus chinensis breed Huanghai No. 1 chromosome 37, ASM1920278v2, whole genome shotgun sequence, one region includes:
- the LOC125045295 gene encoding uncharacterized protein LOC125045295 codes for MPFGLATAPYTLQRAVNAVLHPVLGRHTLAFLDDVVVASGSFEEHMDHLDKPMGLLAKAGFGLNLKKCKFAVNTLKFLGHLITPNGVLLDPDKVKKVAFPIIDIEALVVVEAVRTFDPYLYGRHFKIITDHCPLVHTVVATQQEDPLWNEVRDYLQERRMPRQRIPQNLEEFELRADLLYHLRVLPGRVISQLVIPRTLRTRALDAIHADAAAAHQESSEPTVA; via the exons ATGCCTTTTGGTCTAGCCACAGCACCTTACACTTTACAGAGGGCTGTCAATGCTGTCTTACATCCAGTTTTAGGAAGACACACGCTTGCCTTTTTAGATGATGTCGTCGTGGCCTCTGGAAGCTTCGAAGAACATATGGACCATCTGGACAAACCAATGGGTCTGTTAGCAAAGGCTGGTTTCGGGCTGAACCTGAAGAAATGTAAGTTTGCTGTGAACACTTTAAAATTCTTGGGTCATCTAATTACTCCCAATGGTGTACTTCTAGATCCTGATAAGGTTAAG AAAGTTGCGTTTCCTATCATCGACATTGAAGCCTTGGTAGTGGTTGAAGCGGTTAGAACCTTCGATCCCTACTTGTATGGTAGGCATTTTAAGATAATCACTGACCATTGTCCACTTGTGCAC ACGGTTGTCGCCACTCAGCAAGAAGACCCTCTTTGGAATGAAGTTCGTGACTACTTGCAAGAACGCCGGATGCCTAGGCAAAGGATCCCGCAGAATCTTGAAGAATTTGAACTAAGAGCTGATCTCCTATACCATCTTAGGGTCCTCCCTGGGAGAGTAATTAGCCAACTAGTGATTCCTCGTACTCTGAGGACTAGAGCTCTGGATGCTATTCATGCAGATGCAGCTGCTGCCCATCAAGAATCTTCAGAACCTACTGTCGCCTAA